The following nucleotide sequence is from Mangifera indica cultivar Alphonso chromosome 1, CATAS_Mindica_2.1, whole genome shotgun sequence.
AATTATGCTGACCATGGAATCGGACACGGACACGAACATGGCCACGGTCACGGCCACCACCACAAACACCACCATGGTGGCCATAAACACCATGGAGGGCACCCTGCCGATGAAACACAGGCGCTGGAATCTGAAGCCTGAGGAAACTAGAGGAAGTTTGGTTTATTACTAGCTCGAATAAGATTGtacgtgtgtgtgtgtttcAATAATAAGAGTGTGAGGATGTGGGCTTTAATGTTTCATATGATAAGGAAGCATgcatatttatacatatattgtCATATGTAATTGTGTTTCATAAGAAGTGTTCTCCTGTCGCAATTATCTTATTGGTAGTAGAGTTGTGTTCATTCGGAActgatttgattcgaataaacCACTCTCGAACTAATGTTTCAACCTAGCAACTTGGTTAGAGAtcagtttttttattcattgataatattatttatctattcaataatattattcattttattgataattttttaataatattatatatcaattcgAATGAAGTTGAATTTTAGTTCTCAGtattatggatttaatttgagtttaaacaaatccaaaacacacttgatttagttttaattgAATTCATCTCTAATTGTTACGGGGAAGAACATGCTTGTGGGCTGAATGAGCTTAAGTGGTTGATGAACCATCTATATAGTATAAAACATAATCTCATTCCCCGATTAGATAAATAGTAAAAACTTGAGGGTGATAATGcagaaaagagaataaaagggGCTACTTGATATTGTTATTTCTCTTAAGCTTCTAGAAAGAACTGGTAAGAATGGTAGACGTTGTAATATCATGAGTAGGATTGGATTTGAACTGAGTCtgttcaagctcgagctcgaattcAGTTCAAATGAGTTTGAAATATGCTAGTCTTATACAAGCtcgttcgagctcgagctattcgttaaattttatcaattaaaaattacgatataaaatgacgttgtttcaatcaatatgtattaaaacgatatcgttttaataacgaaatagttaaaaacttgaGCTCGAAACAAGTCAAACTGAGTTCGAGCTTGGTTTTCATGAGTTCAAACTCGAACTCAAGTTTTACTAGATACAAATCAAGCTAAGTTTGAACTCGATTCGTTTTAAATTCAACCCTTATCATGAGTGTGTTTAGTTGAGGTTGCCGGCACTAATTGAGCAATATtgatttaagtatataattaaatatttaaattatattttattatataataatatattacctaaatatctaattaaatatttaataatatgagtACGCagttttgttaaaaataaatgtaagaCTTGCAACCATGGGCAAGAAACCCGCATCATTGCGGGAAGACCGGATTAAAAAAACCTGCCCCccaaaatccaaaaatttcaacaaaacaaatatttggTTTAGGCCAATTCAACGCGATGTCCTCCTAGcctcaaataatcaattaatacatgacttttataattaaaaaaatcatgataACGCTCACTATGCTAGCTAAGTACCCACCCTTTCTTAGAGCTAGTTTGGCTTAAAGATATTAACGTGTCAAACTCAAATCCGAATtaagatattatcatattgaCAAACTTGAGCTCTCAGTTAACTTATTTATGAGGATATATTTGTAACTAAGGATATATAGGTCGAAGAagcttcatttttaatttattatatttttaggttaaaaagagaaaaataatgttatctaTACTAGTTTTGAGcatcaatttaatattaaatgatatgttatcatatgattatacgttattttatttataattcaaaatcatttaatcacatgataatcttttatttgagtatccaattaaatataattaaaattgaatacacataatttgattaaaagagAAACTACCTAGTTTCGATCAACAAACTATGGACCTAAGCATGCAAATGAAACCAAGTGAggaaagtatgagtttaagccTTCAAGGTCAAGATGGGGGCTCCCACTGAAGTTACCAGTGAGGCAAGcaataatgtaattaattatttttctaaattttattaatatatatttactaacCATTTTCTAcgtacatataataatataaatattctttcACCTattctacatatatatatatatgacttaaAATACAAGCATTCATGGTTCTCGTCTATGCAAACTTCTTTGCGGCCATCTTTTTTGACGTGCAAGGATAAACATGGATccatttccaatatttatcgaacaagatataataaataatttcaacttTATGAAAGAGGCTGTAGCTTTCGGGTGAGAAAATTTTGGTAGTTCATTAGATTATTAGATTGTAACATatctctttataatttttaattctcaGCAACTTGTATTTCGTTTTTCATTTGGCTATGTCAATCAGCCTAGGAATGATTAAGTAATGGGGTGATTAGGATTCCAAGATTACGATGTTAATAACATTTGGGTAGTCTGTATACGTGCTTGAAAGACATACAAGGATGTAAATTGAGATATATACACAAGGCAATATGTGTCTATTATATTCTAATGAATTTGGTGAAATTTTGAAGGGAAAGGCTGAGAGTCATGTGAATTTTACTTAGCAATCAGTgtgataattaaattgtttagGTACTTAATTGTAAATTAAAACCGATTTGCCACCCCAAGACAAGTATTTATTTTACCATGCATCTTAGTTACAATAACCCAATTCACTAATACGGGTGAATTTAATTTGAGCCGATTCagatttgtatatatatttgacttaaataaataaaatgtgagataaaaattcaattcaaaaattgaatttgagtttcaaGACTCATCAATGTCACTGTATTAGAgttctaacttttttttttaaactatttttcttcttctcattcAACAATTTACCATCTTTTCCTGAATATCAGCGTTCGCCAACTGATTAAATCAAGCTCTAGCTCAATTTAACTACTCTGAATTTGAGTTAACCCTATTTATATTACTTGAGTAGAATCCACGTCGGTAGCAAGCagcaaaagaaataaataaaaaattataggagGTCCCTCTTGATCTTTGATTCTAAAACTAGgattctattattttattttatcacaatcaaacaaaattagtgGACCCTTCTCTTTCAGAGAAATTAAGTTCTATAAATAGAGGGCATTTCTTGCACTCTCTTGAGCACATTAGAAAAAAGCTTAAAAAACATAATACATTAACAAGAATGGCTTTCTCCAAGACTTTCCTCCTTCTTACCCTCGCTTTTGCTGTTCTCCTCGTCTCCTCTGAGGTCATCTCTGCTCGTGAAAGCGCCCTAGCCTGTAAGTTTCTTTCTCACGCTCTTAAAGGCGTTGCTTTATTGCATGACGATATATATATCCTAGCCCTTGTGAAATTAGACGGTACATTCATTCATACATGATTTCTTTTGCAGATGGAACCAGCGAGGTGGACCATGGATTCGGGAAGGGACATGGTGGACATGGTAGACATGGTGGACATGGAGGACATGGCGGACATGGAGGACATGGAGGACATGGCGGACATGGAGGACATGGCGGACATGGACATGGCGGACGTGGCGGACATGGAGGATACCCTGCCGATGAAACTAAAGGCGGAGGGAACTAgagaaattttagtttcttaATTACAAGCTCAAATAGTGTTGCTAAGCTTTCAGAGTGTGTGTGAATAAATAAGTGTGGTGGAGGATGTGGGTGGAATGTTTTATATTAAGGAAGCATGCATGGTAGTATTTGTACGTTCTATCGACTCcgtattataattattatatgtctTTGAAACTTCTTTTATGAAAAGAGAATGTGTACTACGTATAATTAGTTTGCCAGGGATTAACTTATTTTGATGCAAGGagattttagttatttttaaaaccttagGATTATTTTGTTGGGATAAATCTAGTTTTAGTGTGAACCTAAAAGCAGGACAAATACAAAGTAGGGGTAAGAGtcttaaatcctaaaattaaGGTGTTATAACACATAAAGTCAACAAAAAGTTATTTGGGTtagattattagtttttaaaacaaagtTAGAAGCAAGTCATTAAGtcattgattaaaaaatgacagCTGTGGGATTTGAACCCACGCCCTTTCGGACCAGAGCCTAAATCTGGCGCCTTAGACCACTCGGCCAAACTGTCTTTGCTCGAGGTAATTGCCAACATTATTTTACATATCTAAGAGAAAGCTAATTACATTTTCATCAGGAATTTGTACGTGGTTTGGTCCCATCCAAGTCAAATGCCAAATTTTAGACTtccatcaaatttaaaattatattattttctaagtTGAGGATGCTTAACTCATCTGTCTTGAATTGACCATAAAATGGATTTATTACTCcatttggatcaaatttataacatttttaatcTAATAGTCTGAtctattattaagatattatctattttaaatacacaatccAGAGTAGTTTTACAACCTAAAACATTTATTGACAGTTTTAAAGAGTTTATAGATTATTTAACCACCTAAattc
It contains:
- the LOC123196393 gene encoding zinc transporter zipt-7.2-like: MAFSRTFLLLGLAFAVVLLISSEVSARELAETTQETNTEQSNYADHGIGHGHEHGHGHGHHHKHHHGGHKHHGGHPADETQALESEDSIILFYHNQTKLVDPSLSEKLSSINRGHFLHSLEHIRKKLKKHNTLTRMAFSKTFLLLTLAFAVLLVSSEVISARESALAYGTSEVDHGFGKGHGGHGRHGGHGGHGGHGGHGGHGGHGGHGGHGHGGRGGHGGYPADETKGGGN